TCGACCAGCAGCGCGTAGTAGCCGTCGGAGGTGGTGGCGAGGCGCATCGTGCAGTGCGTGGCTTCCGCGTGACGGACGATGTTGGTGACGGCCTCGCGCACGGAGAGGGAAAGTACCGTCTCTTCTGTCGGCGTGAGTGCGGGCAGGCCTTCGGGCGGAGCTTCCCAAGTGAAGGTGACGCCTGCTGCGTCGAGGGTGCGACGCGCCTGGGCTAGCTCGGCAGCGAGGCCTTGGGAGCGGTAGCCTCCGATGGCTTCGCGGACCTCGGCGAGGGCAGTGCGGGCGGTGGTCTCGACATCGGCGATCTCCTCTGCGGCCCGTTGCGGATCGAGCTGCATCAGGCGCCTAGCGAGCTCAGCCTTGAGTACGATAACTGACAGCGTGTGGCCGAGGACGTCGTGGAGATCGCGGGCGATGCGCTCGCGCTCGGCGGCGGCGGCGAGCGCGACGTTCTCCTCCTGCGCGGCGCGCAGCTTGCAGTCGGCTCGTTTTTGTTCGGCAAAGACGATGTTCCCGCAACCGATGACCATGAGCAGGAAGATGGCGATGAAGACGTTGGGCCAGTGGATATGGAAGAGGTGGCCGGGTGAGTTGAAATAATAGCCTTCAGCGACGATGAGGACGGATCCGGCGACGAAGAGGGCGAGAGCGCGACGAGTGGATTCGATGCTGAATGGGAGGAAGGCGGCCGCGTAGATGAAAAAGCTGGATGCGCCCGGGTTCCAAGGGAAGGTGATGAGGCCGAGGAGGAATGTGGCGGCGATCATCCAGTAACGGGCGGGACGGCCCTCGTCGCTCAAACGAACGAAAGCGGCGAAGATGCCAAGGAAGGTTACGAAGGCGGCGAGGGTCGCGAGCCACAGACGCAAGCTCGGTTCAAAGATGGGATCGATGAAGAGGAAGCCGGTGTAGGCGAGCCAGATCCAGGTCCAGTTGCGCCAACGCTGCGTCGAGATGGGGATGGTGCCACTCATGGAGTGTTCCTGTGCAGTTTACGCCGTGGGGATCAGGAGTTGTCGCGCAACGAGGAGTTCTGCTCCCGGCTATGCGTTTTGCTCCCGGCGGTGGAAGATGAACCAGCTAAGGCCGAGCATAACCATGGTGAATCCAGCGAGTGCGCTCCAGTGCTTGGCTACGGGCATTGAGTCCTGGTAGCCGAAGATGCTCAGCATCAATTGCGAGAGGTGGTAGGTGGGCAGCGCAGGCGCGAAACTCTGCAGCCAGTGCGGCATAAAGCGCAGTGGAACCCAGAGGCCGCTGAGATAGGACATGGGGAGATAAATGAGGTTCACGATGCCGGGAGCGGCGTTGGCCGGGATGATCAGCGCAAGCAGCAGGCCCATGCTGGCGAAGCTGATGGAGCCGACTGCAGTGAGTGCCATCATGCGCGCGAATTCAGATGCGGTAAGCGAGACCTGGCCGAAGATGACACCGATGGTGGTGAGCACGCTGACGATGATGAGGCCGAGGGCAACGGCGCTAGCGCACTTTGCAAAGAGATAGGCTGGAACGGGCATGGGACTGGCACGTTTCAGCTCCAGCCATCCAGCGGCGCGTTCGCCGGCCATGCCGACGCCGATGCCGAATAACGCTGCGCCTATCAGACCGAAGCAGGCGTAGCCGCCGAGCATGTATTTGGCGATATGCACGTTGCCTTCGTAAGAGTGGCGATTGGCGATGCCGAAGAGGACGTAGAACATGACGGGAAATCCGACGATGGCGAGCGAGAACGAGCGAGTGCGAAGGAGCTTGAGGAACTCGTATTTGGTTTCTTTGCGGAAGATGCGCAGTACATTGGCATTGGCTGGCGGGGAGGCGGGATAAGCGATGGTCGGGGTGGACATAGTGGCTCCAAAGGGCGGTTACTGCTTTTCGGTTGCTGGTCGATGGTTGGCGATGATCGCGTGTGGGTCGAATTTGTAACTGGCTTAGTTTTTTGTGAGGGCAAGGAAGGCGTCTTCGAGGGCGGGGCTGGCGATCTCGAGACCGCTGAGACTCTCGTCGCGGAGCAGCATCTCGCGGATGACGACCTCTGCGTGCTGGGCTGTGACGGTGGTGGTGCCAGTGTTCTCGACGACGGAGGTGACGCTCGGCAGCGTCCGGATGAAGTCTGGCGGGAGTGAGGTGTGGCAGCGGATCTGGCGGCCTCCGCTCATGCGCTTGATCTCGGCAGCGGTCCCTTCGCTGACGACGCGGCCTTTGTTGATGACGACGATGCGATGAGCGAGGGTTTCGGCCTCTTCGAGGTAGTGGGTGGTGAGGAGGACGGTCTTGCCGCGGGCCGCGAGGGTGCGGATCTGCTGCCAGAGACCGCGGCGGGATTCGATGTCGAGGCCGACGGTAGGTTCGTCGAGGAAGATGAGGTCGGGATCGCCGCAGAGAGCGAGGGCGAAGAGGACGCGCTGCTTTTGGCCGCCTGAGAGCTGGCCGAACATGCGGTCTTCGATGCCTTCGAGGTGGGCGATGCGGACGATCTCGGCGAAGGGCAACGGGCGCGAGTAGTAGCTGCAGAAGACGTCAATGTGCTCGCGGACCTTGATGGTCTCGGTGATGCGGGCGACCTGCAGCATTGCTCCGATGCGGGTTCGGGTGAGGGCGAGTCGGGGATCGCTGCCGAAGATGCGGACCTGTCCCGATGTGGGGGTGGCGAGGCCGAGCATCAGGCGGACGGCGGTGGATTTGCCCGCGCCGTTGGGGCCGAGGAGGGCGACGACTTCACCAGGGTGCAAGGCTAGGGAGAGGCCGTCGAGTGCTGTCGTGGACTGATAGCGCTTGGTGATGTTGTCCAGCATAGCGATGGGCGCCGGTGTGAGCGTGGGTGTCCTGAGTGCGTCCACGGGCTCCAAGCTCAACTTCTCGCTGACCGGTAGAAGTGCTGTTGCTGGCATGCGTCTCTCCTGTGAATAGAGGAATGATCTCTCTTACATGACCAAGGATGAGCCAGGCTGTGGATTGCCAGTAGTGCCGAACGTCAGCAAAGCGATATGACAGATGTCACGTGTGCCCGAACATCGCGAGGACTTCGGCCTTGATTCTCAGTTGGCGAGATTTCAGAAAATCATCGATCATCGCGGGGTCGTGGCGACCTTCCCAACCGGCGCGCTCGCGTACCTCCATTTGGGAAGGGGCTATGCGCTGTCGGGAGACAAGAACAAGGCCAGAACCGCGTACCAGGAGTTCCCCACTCTCTGGAAAGACGCCGACCCCGATCTTCCTGCTCTCAAGCAGGGCAGGGCCGAGTATGCGACGCTGAAGTGAAGGGCAGACGGCCTTGACCCAGTACCCATGAACGGGCTTGCCTTCACCGATCTCAGTCAGACCTTCTCTGCGAGTGATAAATCGGCGATTCACTCATCGAGTGGATTGGTAACAATGAGCCGGCTAGGATTGAGGAATGCGCTCACCGGGATGCGATGTCAACTGTTGCGAACAGGGCAATGCACTCATTGAGGCTCGATACTAGCCCTTCTTGGAGTTCCGAGCGTGCCGGCCAGATCGACGTATTCGCTCTCGCCGCGCACCCTCCGATCGACCTGTTGCGCCCGTTCGACAGCGAAAAGATAAAGGCCTGGATTACCCATTGCTTGAGTCATGCCCACCGTAGAACTGCTTGAGGTCGCCCTGTACGGTGACCGGCGTCTTGTCGATGTTATCCAGACGCCGCCAGATGAGGATGAAAAGGGCTGACATGAGCAGTCCTAAAACGACTTCTCCGATGTGGTCTTGCACTAGTTCGTCTCCTGTCTATCTGATACGCCGCGAGCGCATTTAGGTCTTCACAAGATAGCTCGGCAGATAGACGTGGAGCTAATGGAACGCTGTGATCTTGCCTTCTTACTGCTCGGAATGCAAGTGCGATCATGTTCACTCAAGGGAAAAGCGCCGGTCGGTTGATGGCCGGGGGCATTTTGGGCCTGAGATGTGAATAGCGCGTAGGCAGTATTGCCAGCTGGTCTGGCGACCAACCGGCAAGGCCTATGGTGCGCTCAACAGGTGTCAGCCTGCAAACTGCGGTTGAACAGCGTTACTGTTTTGTCTCTGTCGGCAGCCGACTCTCGCCCACGAATGGTGGCCAGCTAGATAGAAACAAGGGCGCAAATAGGGGCACTCTATTTAAGAAAATGCTCCCAATGTTCCCTTCAGCACCTCTCAGCTCTGTGTAAGCCATTGATTCCATTAGTATTGGCTAGATTTACACGGTGGAAGTCGTAGGTTCGAATCCTGCTGTGCCCACCGTCTAAATCAACAACTTAGGGCGAGCTCTTCCGAGATGATATTGGTAGCGATCGGTAGCAATATGTTTTCTTCTCCTCCGTTCATGAGCATTAAGTAGACCGATCCGACCATCTCCCGTACGCTGTCCGCAGCTCTGGCCGTGGTATCGGGCCGCGAGTGACGTAAGTGCGACTGGATGTCCTTCACCGATCCCATCTTCTGTGCCTGGTCGCCATCGTCCGCCTCGAAGAACTGTATCTTGATCTGTGAACTTCGCGAGGTTGGGGAGTCGCCCATGGGGCAGGATCAAAATATTAGCGAAAAGCTGGAGCAGCGGCTCGGACTTGTCCACGCGAGGCAACGCCTCGGAATCGAAAAAGATCACGAAGCCATCTTCGGCCACGGGATTAACTTTTTTCACCCCGAGAATTGGTATTCCACACACTCCATGCTTCGAATTGCCCTCAAGATGACAGGGTTGTATGGCCGTGGACACAGGAACACAGAACGCATTCAGGTGCGGCACAACTGGATCGAACTAGAGCAGCTTCCTTCGCTCTTTGATGGAGTGTCGATTCTACAGATTAGTGACTTACATGTAGATCTGAATCCCGGGCCGATGCGACGGTTGGTGGAGATTGTGCGCGATTTGACTTACGACGTTTGCGTGCTGACAGGTGACTTCCGGGGACAGACTTTTGGCGCTTTCGGTGCGGCCCTTGATGGCCTCGCACATGTGTGTAACCACCTGCGAAGACCTATATATGGAGTGCTGGGCAATCACGACACGATCAAAATGTTGCCAGAGATGGAAGCGATGGGAATCAGAATGCTGCTGAATGAATCCGAGGCGCTTGTCCGTGGAGATGAGAGTATTTATTTGGCTGGGGTTGACGATGCCCACTACTATCGCGCGGACAATATCCAAAAGGCGGCCGGTGCGATTCCGCACGGTGAGGTTTCCATTCTGCTTTCACATACTCCGGAAATCTATCGGCAAGCAGCGCATGCTGGCTTTTCAGTGATGCTGAGCGGGCATACCCACGGAGGCCAGATATGTCTGCCCGGGTCGATTCCGATCACGCTGGATGCAGTTTTGCCGAGGCATATGGGCGCCGGCCCCTGGAAACACTGTGGGATGGTTGGCTATACCTCGGTCGGTGTGGGATCTTCAATCGTCGCTGCCCGCTTCAACTGTCCTCCTGAAATCACCCTTCATCACTTGGTGCGGGCGGAGCCCCGTGCGAGTTCCTAGTAGGGGCGCTCGCGAAGGCGCAATTTAAAGAACAAAACCGACAAGATCATCTCGCCCACCAGAAAGATCGCAACCGTTACACCGATGTCCAGTACGGTCAATGACAAAGCGGGACGGCATGCAAGTATTGGGAACAGCGACTCGGGGATTTGATCGAGGCCAGTGGCTCGGCTACCCGCAACCAAACGCAAACGGCGCTTGCAAAAGCTGGAAAATAAATCGCCCCCCATGGCGATAGCACCGATAACGACTCCGAGTCTCCAACCCATCCCCAGCAACAAAGCGCCAGTAGCTGTGACCAAAAGTGAAAAGAACAATCCACGCAGAGTCTTCGACGGCCCAAACAAAGGCTGACCATCAGCAAGGGTGAGGCCGCCGTCGATGGGGTATAACAAACGCGTGCCCATTAGTCTATTGATGATGACGGGAGTGCCGTTGGCGAGCACCAACAAAGCCAAGAGATCAATAATTATCCGGGTATGCAAATTTTACTGCTCCTCCAGAACGCGTTGAGTTCGACAACGATACACCACTCTCAACTTAGTAGACCCGTCTTTCGGAGAAAGTAATAGACGTCACCCTTGCCGAACCTGCACACTTTCAGTACCGCAAGAGAGCTCCCACCTTCTTGTTTTCGTAATACGAACCGCCTTCTGGAGCTATGGATCTTAGCACCGCTGAGCAGCGCCTTTCGTGCTATCAGGTCATCAATCGGGCCCAGTGGAAGGCTAAAACTCGCACAGCGCTCGCATTGGCGTTGCACTCTCGAAGCCATTTTCCGCGACAGCCGCATTCGATAGTCTCGCCATCCTGTAATGTGTCTAGAAACAGGGTCCTCACTCGGCCTTCGTCCAGGCGCTGCAACACCCTTACTATTTTGAAGCGCGGCTCTCGGATCAGTTCGATGCGGTCATCCACTTCGATCGCACCAGGGCGTTGAACCTTTGGAGACAATCGCAGCGAGCACAGAGACATAGCCGGACGAAACGTTTTCCCTTCGGGCATGTAAATCTGCGGCAGACCAACCGACTGTGAGTCGCAGGAAGGTGTCTATGGCACTCAGAATGGCCGGCGCGATCACGAGAGCGGGACGCCGACAAGCTTCGACCGTGGCCTCAACCGCTTCACCAATCGACGCATGATGTCAGTTCTGGTGGAAACTCCCTGCTTAGGCCTGCCCTAAGAGAGCTTTATGCCGCCGTTGTCGATGCAGAGATCAGCTGTCTGGCCGCAGTCTCCGTCGCAGCGTCGGCGGGAAAGAAGCACTCGATCCGAATCTCCTGCACCGTAATGTCCTGGGGCGTGCCGAGTGTCGTCACGGTTGAGAAGAAGTTGAAGCGCTTATCTCCTTTGACGAAACTCACCGGCAGCACCGGGATCATCGGCGTACCGGGGTCTGGCCAGGTTCGCGGCACGCCGGGATAAGCCAGGAGTTCAGCGAGTAGCGCCCGAGTGCGTCCGTCTGGGACACCGCCAACACACTCTCGGTGCACGCGCTGAACGAGCGACTCCGCGACCGCGTCCCAGTTTGCCACGTACGGGCGCACCGCGCCGAGGTCGAATATCATCCGCAGGACGTTGCTTGGCGCGGTCGACGCGCGCTCACCGAGAAGGAAGTCAAAAAAGCGGGTCGCCGCTTCGTTCGTGCGCAGAATGTCCCAATAGCGGTTCATCACGACCGCCGGAAATGGCTCTTGTTGACTAAGAATCGCGTCGAGCGCGC
This genomic interval from Edaphobacter bradus contains the following:
- a CDS encoding sensor histidine kinase, which produces MSGTIPISTQRWRNWTWIWLAYTGFLFIDPIFEPSLRLWLATLAAFVTFLGIFAAFVRLSDEGRPARYWMIAATFLLGLITFPWNPGASSFFIYAAAFLPFSIESTRRALALFVAGSVLIVAEGYYFNSPGHLFHIHWPNVFIAIFLLMVIGCGNIVFAEQKRADCKLRAAQEENVALAAAAERERIARDLHDVLGHTLSVIVLKAELARRLMQLDPQRAAEEIADVETTARTALAEVREAIGGYRSQGLAAELAQARRTLDAAGVTFTWEAPPEGLPALTPTEETVLSLSVREAVTNIVRHAEATHCTMRLATTSDGYYALLVEDDGRHAIRQEGNGLRGMRERVSGLGGRFSIRWDRGTHLLIELPITSQQGTPA
- a CDS encoding ABC transporter permease, which translates into the protein MSTPTIAYPASPPANANVLRIFRKETKYEFLKLLRTRSFSLAIVGFPVMFYVLFGIANRHSYEGNVHIAKYMLGGYACFGLIGAALFGIGVGMAGERAAGWLELKRASPMPVPAYLFAKCASAVALGLIIVSVLTTIGVIFGQVSLTASEFARMMALTAVGSISFASMGLLLALIIPANAAPGIVNLIYLPMSYLSGLWVPLRFMPHWLQSFAPALPTYHLSQLMLSIFGYQDSMPVAKHWSALAGFTMVMLGLSWFIFHRREQNA
- a CDS encoding ABC transporter ATP-binding protein; the protein is MPATALLPVSEKLSLEPVDALRTPTLTPAPIAMLDNITKRYQSTTALDGLSLALHPGEVVALLGPNGAGKSTAVRLMLGLATPTSGQVRIFGSDPRLALTRTRIGAMLQVARITETIKVREHIDVFCSYYSRPLPFAEIVRIAHLEGIEDRMFGQLSGGQKQRVLFALALCGDPDLIFLDEPTVGLDIESRRGLWQQIRTLAARGKTVLLTTHYLEEAETLAHRIVVINKGRVVSEGTAAEIKRMSGGRQIRCHTSLPPDFIRTLPSVTSVVENTGTTTVTAQHAEVVIREMLLRDESLSGLEIASPALEDAFLALTKN
- a CDS encoding metallophosphoesterase, whose protein sequence is MSFTDPIFCAWSPSSASKNCILICELREVGESPMGQDQNISEKLEQRLGLVHARQRLGIEKDHEAIFGHGINFFHPENWYSTHSMLRIALKMTGLYGRGHRNTERIQVRHNWIELEQLPSLFDGVSILQISDLHVDLNPGPMRRLVEIVRDLTYDVCVLTGDFRGQTFGAFGAALDGLAHVCNHLRRPIYGVLGNHDTIKMLPEMEAMGIRMLLNESEALVRGDESIYLAGVDDAHYYRADNIQKAAGAIPHGEVSILLSHTPEIYRQAAHAGFSVMLSGHTHGGQICLPGSIPITLDAVLPRHMGAGPWKHCGMVGYTSVGVGSSIVAARFNCPPEITLHHLVRAEPRASS
- a CDS encoding CDP-archaeol synthase, with translation MHTRIIIDLLALLVLANGTPVIINRLMGTRLLYPIDGGLTLADGQPLFGPSKTLRGLFFSLLVTATGALLLGMGWRLGVVIGAIAMGGDLFSSFCKRRLRLVAGSRATGLDQIPESLFPILACRPALSLTVLDIGVTVAIFLVGEMILSVLFFKLRLRERPY
- a CDS encoding helix-turn-helix transcriptional regulator → MLRRRAALSPEDSVGALLRYWRSARRLSQLALATEAEVSCRHLCFLETGRASPSREMVLLLSRVLDLPLRERNTLLLAAGFAPMYPETTLEAPELAPIRGALDAILSQQEPFPAVVMNRYWDILRTNEAATRFFDFLLGERASTAPSNVLRMIFDLGAVRPYVANWDAVAESLVQRVHRECVGGVPDGRTRALLAELLAYPGVPRTWPDPGTPMIPVLPVSFVKGDKRFNFFSTVTTLGTPQDITVQEIRIECFFPADAATETAARQLISASTTAA